Proteins from one Scylla paramamosain isolate STU-SP2022 chromosome 3, ASM3559412v1, whole genome shotgun sequence genomic window:
- the LOC135090548 gene encoding WD repeat-containing protein 20-like isoform X1, producing MAGQGDTGTKEEIKTQFTTVEGVYRLLSPSEYSRPNRVAYSSSGGGGSTPAVRVSLVKVSDSPGHDHDRTKICFNYGRELFVYTYRGIKKAADLTKPIDKRSYNKEDVPTCHDFNSKTATADGVSLLVGLLGGQIQLIDPITKEVNKAYNAGERLIDKTKVTCVRWVPGSPNQFLAAHSSGHMYTYNEELLCGMDRPHYQLFKQGEGYSVYTCKTKSTRNPLYRWVIGEGSINEFAFSPCSKYLAVVSQDGYLKVFNFDTMDLVGTARSYYGGLLCVCWSPDGRYVVCGGEDDLITVWSYKEKRVVARGQGHKSWVTVVAFDSFTSVYSDAEGVDGCSDDTTKHNSFSNDVHNSKTNSGVPNSRPSSNRNSVASDSSGMSFITSYRLGSVGQDTLLCLWDLKDDALTQPYRRPRSSTVVSSSGVVAGSGVPQAGQPTTNSKCNSVKDSVATDSSHHSHSANSLTAKLANLNFGEKKDKEKSEKDHKRSLSLASKNSTQNCKGYVNKNQIVGSSVPSEDSQKPMGTPLCPRLDECPMLEPMVCKKIGHERLSGLVFREDCVITSCQDGCILTWCRPGKQPGSNQHSTPSPTTAVAMGGGPMPSGGTVV from the exons ATGGCGGGGCAGGGCGACACGGGGActaaagaggaaattaaaactCAGTTCACTACGGTAGAGGGAGTGTATAGACTACTGTCACCGTCAGAATATAGTCGTCCTAATCGAGTCGCgtacagcagcagtggtggcggcggctccACCCCGGCGGTGCGGGTGTCCCTAGTGAAGGTGTCTGACTCCCCGGGCCACGACCACGACAGGACCAAAATATGCTTTAATTATGGCAGAGAACTGTTTGTGTACACGTacagaggaattaaaaag GCAGCAGACCTCACCAAACCTATAGATAAGCGATCATACAATAAAGAAGATGTGCCAACCTGCCATGACTTCAATTCTAAGACAGCCACTGCTGATGGGGTGTCCCTCCTAGTGGGTCTGCTGGGAGGACAGATCCAACTTATTGATCCCATCACTAAGGAAGTTAATAAAGCATACAATGCTGGTGAG AGACTAATAGACAAAACGAAGGTGACGTGTGTGCGGTGGGTCCCTGGGTCCCCCAATCAGTTTTTAGCAGCTCACAGCAGTGGGCACATGTACACCTATAATGAGGAGCTGTTGTGTGGTATGGACCGACCTCACTATCAGCTCTTCAAGCAAGGTGAAGGCTACTCTGTctacacatgcaaaacaaaaagTACCAGAAACCCGCTGTACCGGTGGGTAATAGGCGAGGGGAGCATAAATGAGTTTGCCTTCTCGCCATGCTCAAAGTACCTTGCCGTGGTGTCTCAGGATGGATACCTTAAAGTGTTTAACTTTGATACAATGGACCTGGTAGGAACAGCCAGGAGTTATTATGGTggacttctgtgtgtgtgttggtcacCCGATGGTCGCTAtgttgtgtgtggtggagaggaCGACCTCATCACTGTGTGGTCCTATAAGGAAAAGAGAGTAGTTGCCAGAGGACAAGGGCACAAAAGTTGGGTCACTGTAGTGGCCTTTGACTCATTCACAAGTGTTTACAGTGATGCGGAAGGGGTTGATGGGTGCAGTGATGATACAACTAAACACAATAGCTTTAGTAATGATGTGCATAATAGTAAAACAAACAGTGGTGTACCTAATTCCAGGCCAAGCTCAAACAGGAATTCCGTGGCCTCGGATAGCTCGGGCATGTCCTTCATCACCAGTTACCGACTAGGATCAGTTGGACAGGACACACTACTCTGTTTATGGGACCTAAAAGATGATGCCCTCACTCAGCCGTACAGACGACCCCGGTCCAGTACAGTGGTGAGCAGTAGTGGAGTAGTTGCGGGAAGTGGTGTGCCCCAGGCAGGACAGCCAACTACTAATTCCAAGTGCAACAGCGTGAAGGATTCCGTTGCTACTGACTCCTCCCACCACTCCCACTCTGCCAACTCTCTCACGGCTAAGTTAGCTAATCTTAATTTtggtgaaaagaaagacaaagaaaaaagcgaaaaagatCATAAAAGAAGTCTCAGCCTTGCATCAAAAAATTCTACACAAAACTGTAAAggatatgtaaataaaaaccaAATAGTAGGATCGTCAGTCCCTTCTGAAGACTCACAGAAGCCCATGGGCACTCCACTCTGTCCACGATTGGATGAGTGTCCCATGCTGGAGCCCATGGTATGCAAGAAGATTGGCCATGAACGATTGTCAGGCTTGGTATTCAGGGAAGACTGTGTCATTACCTCATGTCAGGATGGCTGTATCCTCACCTGGTGTCGTCCAGGCAAGCAG CCTGGAAGCAACCAGCATTCAACACCAAGCCCAACTACAGCAGTGGCCATGGGTGGGGGACCCATGCCCTCAGGGGGAACAGTTGTGTAG
- the LOC135090548 gene encoding WD repeat-containing protein 20-like isoform X2: MAGQGDTGTKEEIKTQFTTVEGVYRLLSPSEYSRPNRVAYSSSGGGGSTPAVRVSLVKVSDSPGHDHDRTKICFNYGRELFVYTYRGIKKAADLTKPIDKRSYNKEDVPTCHDFNSKTATADGVSLLVGLLGGQIQLIDPITKEVNKAYNAGERLIDKTKVTCVRWVPGSPNQFLAAHSSGHMYTYNEELLCGMDRPHYQLFKQGEGYSVYTCKTKSTRNPLYRWVIGEGSINEFAFSPCSKYLAVVSQDGYLKVFNFDTMDLVGTARSYYGGLLCVCWSPDGRYVVCGGEDDLITVWSYKEKRVVARGQGHKSWVTVVAFDSFTSVYSDAEGVDGCSDDTTKHNSFSNDVHNSKTNSGVPNSRPSSNRNSVASDSSGMSFITSYRLGSVGQDTLLCLWDLKDDALTQPYRRPRSSTVVSSSGVVAGSGVPQAGQPTTNSKCNSVKDSVATDSSHHSHSANSLTAKLANLNFGEKKDKEKSEKDHKRSLSLASKNSTQNCKGYVNKNQIVGSSVPSEDSQKPMGTPLCPRLDECPMLEPMVCKKIGHERLSGLVFREDCVITSCQDGCILTWCRPGKQV; this comes from the exons ATGGCGGGGCAGGGCGACACGGGGActaaagaggaaattaaaactCAGTTCACTACGGTAGAGGGAGTGTATAGACTACTGTCACCGTCAGAATATAGTCGTCCTAATCGAGTCGCgtacagcagcagtggtggcggcggctccACCCCGGCGGTGCGGGTGTCCCTAGTGAAGGTGTCTGACTCCCCGGGCCACGACCACGACAGGACCAAAATATGCTTTAATTATGGCAGAGAACTGTTTGTGTACACGTacagaggaattaaaaag GCAGCAGACCTCACCAAACCTATAGATAAGCGATCATACAATAAAGAAGATGTGCCAACCTGCCATGACTTCAATTCTAAGACAGCCACTGCTGATGGGGTGTCCCTCCTAGTGGGTCTGCTGGGAGGACAGATCCAACTTATTGATCCCATCACTAAGGAAGTTAATAAAGCATACAATGCTGGTGAG AGACTAATAGACAAAACGAAGGTGACGTGTGTGCGGTGGGTCCCTGGGTCCCCCAATCAGTTTTTAGCAGCTCACAGCAGTGGGCACATGTACACCTATAATGAGGAGCTGTTGTGTGGTATGGACCGACCTCACTATCAGCTCTTCAAGCAAGGTGAAGGCTACTCTGTctacacatgcaaaacaaaaagTACCAGAAACCCGCTGTACCGGTGGGTAATAGGCGAGGGGAGCATAAATGAGTTTGCCTTCTCGCCATGCTCAAAGTACCTTGCCGTGGTGTCTCAGGATGGATACCTTAAAGTGTTTAACTTTGATACAATGGACCTGGTAGGAACAGCCAGGAGTTATTATGGTggacttctgtgtgtgtgttggtcacCCGATGGTCGCTAtgttgtgtgtggtggagaggaCGACCTCATCACTGTGTGGTCCTATAAGGAAAAGAGAGTAGTTGCCAGAGGACAAGGGCACAAAAGTTGGGTCACTGTAGTGGCCTTTGACTCATTCACAAGTGTTTACAGTGATGCGGAAGGGGTTGATGGGTGCAGTGATGATACAACTAAACACAATAGCTTTAGTAATGATGTGCATAATAGTAAAACAAACAGTGGTGTACCTAATTCCAGGCCAAGCTCAAACAGGAATTCCGTGGCCTCGGATAGCTCGGGCATGTCCTTCATCACCAGTTACCGACTAGGATCAGTTGGACAGGACACACTACTCTGTTTATGGGACCTAAAAGATGATGCCCTCACTCAGCCGTACAGACGACCCCGGTCCAGTACAGTGGTGAGCAGTAGTGGAGTAGTTGCGGGAAGTGGTGTGCCCCAGGCAGGACAGCCAACTACTAATTCCAAGTGCAACAGCGTGAAGGATTCCGTTGCTACTGACTCCTCCCACCACTCCCACTCTGCCAACTCTCTCACGGCTAAGTTAGCTAATCTTAATTTtggtgaaaagaaagacaaagaaaaaagcgaaaaagatCATAAAAGAAGTCTCAGCCTTGCATCAAAAAATTCTACACAAAACTGTAAAggatatgtaaataaaaaccaAATAGTAGGATCGTCAGTCCCTTCTGAAGACTCACAGAAGCCCATGGGCACTCCACTCTGTCCACGATTGGATGAGTGTCCCATGCTGGAGCCCATGGTATGCAAGAAGATTGGCCATGAACGATTGTCAGGCTTGGTATTCAGGGAAGACTGTGTCATTACCTCATGTCAGGATGGCTGTATCCTCACCTGGTGTCGTCCAGGCAAGCAG GTGTAA